The window AATGACTGTAGGACTACAGCAGTCTGATTATAAAAGAGAACACATTTCACTATTACACAAGTATGACTGAATTTTTCTTaagctgctttcatttttaaGGTATTAAGATTTTTTCACAAGTGTGTCTGTAGGGTACAAATGGTTGAAGTACTTCTAAAGTGGGGAATAGATTAAATAGCAGCATGCACTTCCAGTGTAAATCCTGCTGCCTCAGCCTGCTGAGCCGCAGAGGAAAGTGATTCTGCATGGCTTATCCCCTTAAAACACTCGCATGAAAAGGCCCTGGCATGTGAAACAGGGAAGTCTAGGATTACCTTGATGATTTCAGGCAAGTCACTTTAGCCAGATTTTccaaaatcaattaattttgagAGTTCAGTTCTGAGGGTGCACTATTTGAGACACAGTGGATGTGAGCTAAGTGCAGTTCCAACAGACTGGATTTGTAGGTACTCTGCATCAAACTGAAGTATCAACAGCTGAGACACCAAAAATTTCAGACCTGGGGAAATTACCTGTTAGGTGCTTCTATTTCCTCATTACTAAAATGGGGAAAATAATAAGCAAGCCCTCTGTAATGAGGGATCATCTGCACTAACTTTAATATTAAGcattatgcaaataaaaatgaatttctccCAAACCTAGTCTGTTGCATCCAATTGGTTACTGGCAATTTACGCTTCTGAAAACCCTCTCaaaatagcaattaaaaaaacctgGAACCCCTTACCCCTTTTCCAGAAGATACTTCACGACACCTATGTTCCCACTTGCACATGCAGCCATTAAAGGTGTTTTATAATATTTATCTCTTACATCTATTGGCGCACCCTCCTCAAATGCCTTCTTGAGAGATCGAATGTCTCCTGCTCTGACAAGGTAGTTAATATTCATGTACATTTTCCTTGGCTCATCTGTATACCATGCACGGTCATCATGCACAGGATGGGCAGATGGGTGGTACTGGTTAAAACAGTCACTGTCAGTGATGTTCTGAAAAGCCTCAATCATGTACACAGGGAGGCCATCTTCTCTATGTGGACACGTGCTCTCTGGAATGATGCAAATCGGCATTGGGATTGTGACAGCTTTCTTgccttttgctttcttccttttcttctttttgggtCCAAAAGATGTTATGAGATAGGCTTTTTGCAAGTATTTGGAGCCTTTAAAAAATTCTTCAATGTTGATTTCTGCACCATGAGATATTTCATGCTTTTCAGCAACAGTTTGTATTTGTTCATCATCTACAAAGGCACACCGTTTCCGAATAACTGATATAAAATCCTCTTTAGTTACCGTTCCATCTCCTTGGTCGAATATGTCAAACACCTCATGAAGGGCAGCCTGATGTTCCAAGGACCAGTCATATAACTTCAGTGCCCAACAGGGAATGTCATCCTTTGCTTCAGGCTTGGAACGTTTAGCAAAGATTTTTTCAATTTTACGCAattcttttgctgctgctttaaaaCCACCTTCCTTGGCAATGACTCTTGGGGTCTTTGTTAATAAGTTCTTCCATGTAGGATCGCAGCCTAAACACATAGACACAATTCATTTAATGTAAGAGACTTTTACTATACAGGCAGCTAATTAGCACAGATCTACAACTTTATACTCTCTTAACAATAAAGATTGCTGGTATAGAACCACATCTGTAAACATAGACTGGCATGTTAGCCACATGTCCATATTTGTTTTGCAAAAAGAGATTTGTTGGGTAGCCCTCGCTCTGCTTCTCTGTCCACTTATGAATATGTTCGGCAAGACAGAAGTTCAATGAAAATTTTAAGGTTTTCTTAAAGTGGTTAGCAAGGTTAAGAAGAACTGAACTAAGATTAAAATGCCACTCACTGTTCTATAATCTTACAGTTTGCCTCTGGACTACTAGTTAAATGTCTGAACCACAAGAACAGAACATAGGATTTTGCATGGTCCTGTGGAAACAAAGCTTGAAGTGACATGACAGATTTGATGAAGTTAGAAAATGATCAGAACTTCTTTGGAGTATGTTTCATCACTCACAGAAACTAAGTTTTCCTCCTGATTACACTGAGATCAAGTTGTTTAAATGATCAGCAAaccaaaaattaattttctattgGAAGTTTCAGTGCAATATTTCTAAAACAACTGTAAATACAAACACTTAATCCAGTCCAATTCTAAACTATACAAATCCATGATGTTTCTACTGCCTGCTCTGAGAAATGGTTTACCTTGTCTTAACCCCGTCAGTGGAAAAAATGTCATGATAGCTTATGTTAGGCACCTCTTAATGAGAATTAAATTTGCTACATGATACCCCAAAGGGTCAAATCCTTCATAGATGCCAAAATGAAATCTTTTCTTTAGCAGAGATAGAGTAGATGATATTTGTAAAGTAACTTATTTTTAATGTACCTCTTTGTCCTATAAACTTGCAGCAATCTGCAAACCCTCCCTCTGCAGCATAATGAAGCGGTGTGTTCCCATTCATAGCAATCAGACCCAAGTCTCCATTATAAGCTGAAATTACCCTCAGAATCTGGAAAAAAGAAGACAGTACTATCAAAAATCTTGTTGGCATTTCTTAGGATGGGGGAAGGGAGCGAGCGTTTGCAAATAAATGCAATAGCACATATTCCCAGTTTACGCAGTGAACTTCTCTTGCATGCTCAGCTTATCAATCCACACACAACATTTGTTTGCTATAATGCTGTGTTTACTTAGCTCAGGAACAGAAACCTTCTTTAGTTGTAGTGGTCAAGGACAATCTTCAGTCTTACCAGCCTATGGCAGGGCACTGTTTTTAAAGTAACCCTGACATTATATGCATAATCAAAGCTTCATAATTTACATACTTCAGAGACagtatttggggtggggggaggaggaagctgCCTACCTGCAGGCATTTGCATGTGTTCTTCTTATAATGGAAAAGCCACATCCATGCTACACAATTGTTACATGCTATGCTTCGAGAGAAGCTAGCTCTCCAAAGGAATTGCCCACATCAGACAGCCAGACAAGCAAACGTACACTCATAGGTACCTTGGCAAAACATCTCAGCAATTTTTAGAGAAACGCTATTATTTCTGAATTTCCTTTGATACTTTAAAAGAAGCTGCTCTTGACTACTGATTATTATGTTTCAATCAGCTGAGATACTGGGCTCAGAGAAAGCCTGGTTTGGCTTTGCAGCAATGCTTTGCACTACTAATGACAATACCTCAAAAAAGCCTCCTTTGGCTGCAAAATGTGCAGCACTGTGTCTTTCAAGGTCAAGTACGTTAACGTCTCCTCCTCTCTCAAGTATACCACGCACCACCTCAAGAACACCTTCTCTTGCTGCTTCCATTAAGGCTGTGCGACCAGTAGCCTGCAAGGTagcaagaaaataatttataattTGAATCATAAgctaattcaggttggaagggacttctggaacaATGTGATCCAAATGTTGCAAGTGGCTTAAAACTGGAGGCCTCCTTTTAGgcatttttgaaaaaaaggagATGAGTCTAATAGTTTCAAAGACATTTGCAGGCCAGTTTTAAGAACCTAGTCCTGTTGCTGCTGAAATGTGAGTGGTCAAACCCTAGTGACTAAAATACATAAGAAACCTGAGTCAATTCAATAGTCATGAGTATCGGCTCTTTGTTTGAAGGAACTCCTTATTCTGTGTGCATGCTTTCACGCATGTTTACAAGTTTTAACACAAAATATCACCTCTGTCATGAAAGTATATAAGTAACCATGGTAGGAGAAATGCTGTTGGGGAATTTCACTGCTGTTCTATCTGCGAGGAAAAGTTTGCACTCTAATACATCCATACTGTGTTTTTCTACATAACAGTGTATGTTTCTGATAGCAGTATATAGATATATGTGCTCTCTCTATATACTctctctatacacacacacacacactatatatatatatacactctctatatatactatatatagtaTCTagatatatatattctttataaTGGCTGACTTTGGTAGATCTGGTGACCTTCCCAAGAACACAGTGCATCTCAGATGGGGGATAGACTAGTTATAACCTGATGGCCCCCAGCAATGTTTAGTATAGCTTATTCACTGCTGTACAAAGGGGCAAAGGGAGCCCACGAatgggcaggaagcagacagcGGGCCATGGATATTGTACTGCTAGACCATATTTTGTTCCCTGGTGGTTCTTCTCTGGGCCTAGCAAACCATTCCTATTACATGGCCAGGCATGTGACTGTCATATTACAAAAAATGGAGGATACTCATCATACTGCAATAACACAAAGTGAATGAAGGGGGCATGTGCATCAAAGGATGTGACAAAGATGTCCATACTTTGGTCAGGTGAAACGTTTCAGTATAGTTACAAGGTAGGCAGGATACTGCAAATCTAGGACCAAAGCCATGGGTAGCCCGAATTACCACAAATCAGCACTGCTCCACTGAAATACAGTGAACTACAGCTCTTAAGGAGTTGGCCCAGttgtttttataaaatatatgcaCTTTAACCTACAAAAATCTAAATCAGGATACATGATTCAAGCTGAATGCTTAacaccttccttctccctcccccccaaagatAAGGATGATAAAGAGGAAGGGAATAGACAGCCACTGAATTAAGCACTTGCTACTGCTGTTATTATTTTAATGTGAGGATTTACAGTCATATACTCTAGTGGTCTGATAACTATTCCACAATCCTGTATATACACTTTTAGAAACATAATATACATAGAAACATTCATACTGGGTTTATTGCATTGGGATCTGCTCCTCTTTCCAAAAAATTCAGGCATATTTCTTTAATACTGTGGGCTTGCTCACAGGCTTGTACAAATACAGGCTTCCCCTCAGTAGTGCTGTTGTTAACATCTGCACCATATTCCAAGGCAATCTGAGTGCAGCGGCAGTGCCGTCTTGTAGGTAAAATGCTGTAAAACAGAATAcctgcaaagaaaacagaagggatTACAGAGCAACATTAAATGGTAAGGAAGGTTATTTAGGCAGTAAGCTTCACATCTGAAAGGACAGACTCCTTCAATAGATGCCCATTTACTTCTCTTAGGGTAATACATGCAATGTGATTTCTGGTTTAGGGTCTCTTAACCCAGGGAGCAAACCAGTATTCAATATTAGCGACAGTTCATGGAAGGAACATGATTCTCAATCACAAGGTACCTGTTCAGCTACGCACTCGAGTGAGCTAAGATTCAAAGGCCCACACTGTTTAGGGAGAATAAATGTCATTTCCACCAAAGCTCTTATGGCAAATAGCTTGTATTGAGCTGTAAGGATTACCCCCAACCACGGTTTCTCACTAGAGACTGAGCCCTAAGGTCATCAGTATCAAGGCACAAGTCAGCCACTGGAACCAAAGAAATACTACTGTAATAACAGCCCTTTATCCTTTATAAAAACTATCTAAAGTTACTAGAACTGAACATAACATACATAGTAAGTATGTGGCACAGTAAGAAATAAGGTATCATTTAATGGTACTTCTGGTCTGATAGGGTTCCCTTTTACTTACTTCTTCCTTCATTATCAACAACAGTCATGTCTGCTTGAGCTTTTACTAATAAGTCCAAAACCAAGTCATGTCCTAGCTCAGCTGCCTTCATCGCTGGAGTACATCCCATTTTGTCTTGGACATCTGGATGAGCTCCATGTTCTAGCAGGAAGCTGCACATGTTGGTGTCATTTTTAATGCAGGCCAAGTGAAGGGCACTGTATCCATCCACAGGCTCTGTGAAATTAATGAGATCTGGAATTCCAAGCTTGATCAGCTTTTCTATTTGCTTCCTGTCTTTCTGGTGAACACACTGGAGAAGTTTGTAGATCTGCAAGTTTTGAAGTCTTTTATCTACCAATAACATCCTGAAATAACAAAATTGGCTTCTTCCAAGGAATTAATTTCTGCATTGAAAAAAAAACGTAAACACTGAGGTGAGATTATTCTTACATGTCAGTAAGAATTGGAATGAAACTATGTTTGAGGCCATGAAAATATGCACTTTCACTTGACGAACAACTGAGCTTTTTGAGTGAATTTTTCTCATTTAATACATATCGAACATATAGAGAATATACAGCAGCACCCTGCAAATTGTTCTTTCTCATCATCTAACTGTTCCGAAGAAGTTTCATCCAAGGTGAAAACAAAGTTAAGAAGCTAGAGGGTAACTTTTCTATTCAAGGAACTGCTATAACGTACAGTTACTTGGAAGCCTAAGGGGAGCTTGATCATCTGCCATTTTAGtacttcaaatgaaaaaaaaagtcaacggTCACAGTGTCATTCGCACTTGCTAAAGTATCAAATTGATTCTTGCATCACTTCTTCAATATATCTGTGCACCTTCTTTGATAGTAGCTGGTGCATGAACTTTCTGCTGGGCTATCTATATAAAAGGTAAATTATGTTTTTCTGCAACAAGTCTCTTGGGGGCAAACGATGCAGCAAGTGGGGCACTGGCACAGGAGAAGGTTCCTCCAGGTGACACAACAGttgcttttaaaggaaaacacGGTGCAAGatatcagcttgcatttgcttcaGTTATGATTACACTAGGCTTTTTTATCCTCCTTTACCTATTCCCATTTATAACAAGAGCTGCAATTAAACTGAAGGTGATAAGAAGTCCAGCTTGATCATCCTTTATAGGCTTCACTCACAGAAGGATCAGGAAACCATTCTTCTCCCCTAACACATTGTATTAGTAAATCCAAGAGACCAGGGAGGGAAGGGACCCTCCCTCATTTAATAAATGCTACAACATGACTGATATTAAAAAAGGAGTTGCAGTCCTTCTCCGTAAAGAAGATTCATACAGTGTGATACAAATATGTTATCTGGACTGCACATGTGGCTAAAGGGCCAAGCAAGGGTCACACATTATAAGGACCATTTCTGAGCTAGGTTAAGTGGACGGAAAGCTTCCTATTAGCTTCAGCAAGCCTTTGATCAGTCTGTGCTCCAAACACTGCATTTACAGAACACAAGACAGAAATCGTGGAGAAACATGGTCCTGATGGGGCAAcatgatggttttttttttttgactggcaACATAGACTGCAAATGGGGTAATTTAGCAATCTGACTGGCTACTGTTGAGTGTTTTGTAGATGTCCAAGTAGAGGTGAGGTTTTAAGAGAGATATGCAAAGGATGAACAATTCTAACAGACTTTTACAGGCAATACTTTCCATTCTGAAAAGGAAGCACGGaagaaaactgcaggaaaaatacagaaaacaaagactAAGCATGTCTGGAATGGTCCGAGAACTGTGATTTTTGTACCACAGGTACAACacgtcagttgctgttcctgcaactactatcttttatttttttgaaattctGTGGCCAGCCTATTTTTAGAGCAACAGAGACAGTGGTCAGGTTTACTGCTCACAGACTTCTGAAAACTGCCTGTGTTTTTCCTGCTAAACAAGCTGCTTAGCACCTTCCCCATGTAGTCTGTCCATGCTGCCTAAAGGTGTCTGCAGTCCTCTGAGTCAGGTTGTATTTGCAAAACAACTCTATTACGCCACCTGACACATCTGACTGCAGCTCACAGCTCCTCCCCAAAAACAGAGTTAAAATAGCAGAGATGTTTCAGAGTAGGAAAATGGAAAGGGTAGGAACAGCTGTACAATGCCTGGAGCTACTTAAAAGGTGGCCTTTTGGCTTTGCAAAATATTGTGAAATGTTCATGTtcagaaaaacttttttattgtaACAGTTTTGACCAGCTTAAGGCCGTGTTTTATTTGAATGACATTATTATTAGAAGTTGTTCACATTTACGAGTGTTGCAGTGGGCACTAAAATGCAAAGGCTTTCTATTTGTGATGTAAACTGCTCAAAATATGTCAGCTGTTCCCATGGTTAGGTGACTTTCTCTTATTTAAGTATGACTGCTTAAATGCTAAATTCTTTTCTACGTAGGTCTTATGCAATCCTCACTCTGATTATAAATAAAGTATATTCTTACAATACATGACTAAATCATTAAGCAATAATGACTTTTATCTGTCACCTGTGGCTTGCTTACTCTCATTCCTAACATGTTGTGTGTCTTGTGGTACATTATCCTATGAAAGAGAATAAATGCAGAGACTTTTCTATTGACAGAAGTTACAACTATAATAGCATTCTAGCCCTCACCTTGAGACTTCTGAAATAAGGCTATTTCTGGGTAGTGCTCTGGTAGCAGGGAAACCAGAGCACCCGATGGCGTCTAGCTTTTAGAGCCTGAAACAGTAGGAAGTGAACAGAGCTTCAATACAAGACATTATCCTGGGCTCTGAGCAGTGTCAGAAGTGGTGTAAACTCTGTAGGGTCTGCGGCTTAGAGCAGCAAGAAGGTACTACAAGGAAGGCTCTTAAACTACTCATGCCACTGAAATTCAGGAGGAGAGAGGTTTTTAAGATACTTGGATGTCTGAGCTGTCAAGCTTAAACTGTTCTCGCATGCTCTTGTTCTCTATTTCCCACCACCCCGCAGCAGTAAGGAATTTGGGTTCATTTCCAAAAATGGGATCCTTTCTTCCCACTGTTAATCATTATTTGCATGCAAGTGGCACGCAGAGATCGCAGGGTCCCATAGTAAGAGCTAGTTAAAACATCA is drawn from Apteryx mantelli isolate bAptMan1 chromosome 3, bAptMan1.hap1, whole genome shotgun sequence and contains these coding sequences:
- the ANKEF1 gene encoding ankyrin repeat and EF-hand domain-containing protein 1; the encoded protein is MLLVDKRLQNLQIYKLLQCVHQKDRKQIEKLIKLGIPDLINFTEPVDGYSALHLACIKNDTNMCSFLLEHGAHPDVQDKMGCTPAMKAAELGHDLVLDLLVKAQADMTVVDNEGRSILFYSILPTRRHCRCTQIALEYGADVNNSTTEGKPVFVQACEQAHSIKEICLNFLERGADPNAINPATGRTALMEAAREGVLEVVRGILERGGDVNVLDLERHSAAHFAAKGGFFEILRVISAYNGDLGLIAMNGNTPLHYAAEGGFADCCKFIGQRGCDPTWKNLLTKTPRVIAKEGGFKAAAKELRKIEKIFAKRSKPEAKDDIPCWALKLYDWSLEHQAALHEVFDIFDQGDGTVTKEDFISVIRKRCAFVDDEQIQTVAEKHEISHGAEINIEEFFKGSKYLQKAYLITSFGPKKKKRKKAKGKKAVTIPMPICIIPESTCPHREDGLPVYMIEAFQNITDSDCFNQYHPSAHPVHDDRAWYTDEPRKMYMNINYLVRAGDIRSLKKAFEEGAPIDVRDKYYKTPLMAACASGNIGVVKYLLEKGADVNAKDNFMWTPLHHACHAGQLDIAELIVKAGGAVDAPAIGNSTPLMRAIESCRLDIVQFLIDAGANVQMTNRNGENVVDIAKAFADSRIIDLLQNKLDHLPKVPEKKAEKGKKGKKVAKPKSPSKLKPVEVETVKKEPSQVSLTAVEKSIFEEETQSLKDSVIYLHSLITSGATKKVDITFKPKKSWTPEDTTEEPIRKQELLRERLAFDGDSENPENFMTPFKRNFMEKARQLEEATSARTLRVQRSKRATPL